The Fimbriimonadales bacterium genome contains a region encoding:
- a CDS encoding sulfite exporter TauE/SafE family protein, which translates to MLDDAALVFLIFLAATLYSSVGHAGASGYLAAMALFGVAPETMKPAALVLNILVAAIATTRFLTAKAFSAQLFIPLVLTSAPFAFLGGAWTLSGQWYKILVAFALVTAAFRLALHSRGAEKPLVEAPLWQTLILGAAIGLLSGLTGVGGGIYLTPVILFAGWARPREASGVSAAFILVNSITGLAGRWQAAPSLPPQIPYWAAAALCGGLLGSHLGVKRLSAMGLRRALSAVLVVAAIKLIYS; encoded by the coding sequence ATGCTCGATGACGCCGCTTTGGTCTTTCTCATTTTCCTCGCGGCGACCCTTTATTCTTCTGTAGGTCATGCAGGTGCTTCCGGCTACTTAGCAGCGATGGCGCTTTTCGGAGTAGCGCCGGAAACGATGAAGCCAGCTGCGCTTGTATTGAATATTTTAGTGGCTGCTATTGCCACCACGCGATTCTTAACAGCGAAAGCGTTTAGTGCACAATTGTTTATTCCGTTAGTGCTGACTTCAGCTCCGTTTGCATTTCTCGGAGGGGCATGGACGCTATCCGGACAGTGGTACAAAATTCTGGTCGCCTTTGCACTGGTAACGGCAGCATTTCGTTTGGCTCTACACTCTCGAGGGGCAGAAAAACCACTTGTTGAAGCACCTTTGTGGCAAACGCTCATCTTAGGGGCAGCGATCGGGCTGTTATCCGGTCTTACAGGAGTGGGCGGAGGAATTTATTTGACACCCGTGATTCTGTTTGCAGGCTGGGCACGTCCGAGGGAAGCGAGCGGAGTCTCAGCCGCTTTTATCCTCGTGAATTCTATAACTGGCCTTGCTGGTAGATGGCAGGCAGCACCGAGCCTTCCTCCACAAATTCCTTATTGGGCTGCCGCTGCATTATGCGGTGGACTACTTGGGTCGCATTTAGGCGTAAAGAGACTGAGCGCAATGGGTCTCCGCCGCGCTCTATCAGCGGTGCTGGTAGTAGCAGCGATAAAACTCATTTATAGTTGA
- a CDS encoding cupredoxin domain-containing protein: MKTILMSIALALTIGTAPFAQQQECDCCKKPTDEQAKNSLQISPDKKGVQKATIKVDNGFSPATIIVKTGKLVELTFDTKSRGCATEVVFKTLKIRKGLTDGKKTVVTFTPKNAGTYVFECPMGMYKGKIVAK, from the coding sequence ATGAAAACGATTCTAATGAGCATCGCTTTAGCCCTTACGATTGGAACAGCCCCCTTCGCACAACAACAAGAATGTGATTGTTGCAAAAAGCCAACGGACGAACAAGCGAAGAATAGTTTGCAAATTAGCCCGGATAAAAAAGGTGTGCAAAAGGCGACGATAAAAGTAGATAACGGATTTTCTCCTGCGACGATTATTGTAAAGACAGGAAAACTCGTGGAGTTGACTTTCGATACTAAAAGCCGTGGGTGTGCAACGGAAGTCGTCTTTAAAACTTTGAAAATCCGAAAAGGGCTTACCGATGGTAAAAAGACTGTCGTAACATTCACTCCGAAGAATGCCGGGACATACGTTTTCGAATGTCCTATGGGGATGTACAAGGGAAAAATCGTAGCGAAATAG